The genomic region GATTGCTGAGAATTGTTTGCCATTTTTAGTGAAATTTACCAAACAATCTTTTTTGTACAAATAAGAATGATATAATACTTGAATTTGTTTTTTGTCGTTTCTGAATAATAAATAATACTTTTCAAGTTCCTGACATAAGATTGAAAAAAGCTCATTAAGACTTATTTCACCCTTTAACACTTCTTTTAAGGAGGTTGCTGATTGTATCTCCTGACAATTATTATTTGCATTAATCCCAATTCCAACAACACTTTTTTGCAGTTTTTTCTGCCTTATTGAATTTTCAATAAGTACACCCGCTATCTTTTTATCTTCAACAAAAATATCATTTGGCCATTTGATATGAGACTTTACACCTACACGATTAAATGAAGATACTAAGGCTAAGGCTATGCTTTTATTAAATGTAAATTGATGGGATAAATCAAGTTTAGGATAATACAAAACACTAATGCACAAGGACTTTTCACTCTCAGAAAACCAGGGATTATCTCTTTGCCCTCTTCCTTTAATTTGATGTTCTGCATAAACTACAGTGCCTTCAACTAACTTCTCATTATTTGATAAATTCAACAAGAAAGTATTAGTAGAATCAACCGACTTTAGACTGATGAGATTTTGTCCTATAAACAAGGTATTCATTAAAGCAAATTAACGGATAAATTTCTGTATTTTTGTACCTTAAAACAAACACTCTATTTTTTATTGCTTTTAATGGCTGAAAACAAAAAATTAATTACTTCTGATATTCTTGCAAATGCAATAGTCGAAGGAATGAAAAACCTAAAAGCAAAAGATATAGTTTGTTTAGATTTAAGAGAAATTGAATCATCCGTTTGCGACTATTTCGTAATCTGTCATGGCACATCGAATACTCACGCATCAGCTATTGCAGATTCAGTTATTGAGGAAACGTTAAAAGACGTAAAAGAAAAACCTTGGCAAAAGGAAGGTCTGACGAATGGCGATTGGGTACTGCTTGATTATGGTAATGTCGTTGTTCATATTTTCCAAAAAGAGACAAGGGAGTACTATAATATTGAAAAATTATGGGGAGATGCTAAAATTCAACTCTTCAAAGAATCCGCTTAAAAATGAAGAATAAAAAACAAGAACCAAAAGGAATCAAGTTTAATTTTTACTGGATTTACGCAATAATTGCCGTACTATTTTTCGGTATTCAGATTTTCAATGTCAATACAACAAAAGAAACTTCTTGGCAGGAATTTAACCGTACCATGCTTCAAACTGAAGAAGTAGAAAAGCTAGTTGTTGTTAATAGAGACATTGCTCAAATCTATATAAAAGAATCTGCCCTAAAAAAAGAAAAGTATAAATCTGTTAGTGAAAAGTCTTTTGGCAACGCCACTAACAAAGGTCCTCATTATTATTTTCAGATATCATCCCCTGATAATTTAGAAGAAAAGCTAAAAGAAGCGCAAGCCAATTTTAATGAGGAAGACCGAATAGAAATAAAATATTCAACTCAAAAGGACATAATTGGCGATGCATTTAGTTGGATATTCCCTATTCTAATAATGGTTGCTATTTGGATTTTCTTTATGAGAAGAATGAGCGGAGGAGCAGGTGGCGCAACTGGTCAAATTTTTAATATCGGAAAATCAAAAGCTACTTTATTTGACAAGACAAAGGTGAATGTAAGCTTCAAAGATGTCGCTGGTCTAGAGGGAGCTAAAGAAGAAGTTGAAGAAATTGTTGACTTTCTTAAAAATCCGAAAAAATATACTGCATTGGGTGGTAAAATCCCAAGAGGAGCGCTACTTGTAGGCCCTCCAGGAACTGGTAAAACTCTGTTAGCCAAAGCCGTTGCTGGTGAAGCTCAAGTACCATTCTTTTCTTTATCAGGTTCTGATTTCGTTGAAATGTTCGTAGGTGTAGGTGCTTCCAGAGTAAGAGATTTATTCAAGCAAGCCAAAGAGAAATCCCCATCAATAATTTTTATAGATGAGATAGACGCTATTGGTCGTGCTAGAGGGAAAAATAACATCACTGGCGGAAATGACGAAAGAGAAAACACCCTGAATCAGTTACTTACAGAGATGGATGGTTTTGGCACAAACTCAGGTGTAATTGTCATTGGAGCAACAAACAGGGCTGATGTTTTAGATAGAGCTCTTCTTAGAGCTGGTAGGTTTGACAGACAAATCTTTGTAGATCTACCCGACTTAAGAGAACGAAAAGAAATCTTCCAAGTTCATATTAAGCCACTTACCTTGGGTAAAGATGTTGATATTGACTTCTTATCAAAACAAACTCCAGGATTTTCTGGTGCAGACATTGCCAATGTGTGCAATGAATCGGCTCTTATAGC from Flavobacteriales bacterium harbors:
- the ftsH gene encoding ATP-dependent zinc metalloprotease FtsH, producing the protein MKNKKQEPKGIKFNFYWIYAIIAVLFFGIQIFNVNTTKETSWQEFNRTMLQTEEVEKLVVVNRDIAQIYIKESALKKEKYKSVSEKSFGNATNKGPHYYFQISSPDNLEEKLKEAQANFNEEDRIEIKYSTQKDIIGDAFSWIFPILIMVAIWIFFMRRMSGGAGGATGQIFNIGKSKATLFDKTKVNVSFKDVAGLEGAKEEVEEIVDFLKNPKKYTALGGKIPRGALLVGPPGTGKTLLAKAVAGEAQVPFFSLSGSDFVEMFVGVGASRVRDLFKQAKEKSPSIIFIDEIDAIGRARGKNNITGGNDERENTLNQLLTEMDGFGTNSGVIVIGATNRADVLDRALLRAGRFDRQIFVDLPDLRERKEIFQVHIKPLTLGKDVDIDFLSKQTPGFSGADIANVCNESALIAARKNKKIVEKQDFLDAVDRIIGGLEKKNKIISQEEKRIIAFHEAGHATVSWFMQYASPLVKVTIVPRGRSLGAAWYLPEERQLTTTEQLTHEICATLGGRAAEKIIFNKISTGALSDLEKITKQAYSMVSVYGLSDKLGNISYYDSSGRDGFTKPYSEATAKLIDDEVSKLIEDCYKKTLTLLKKHKTKLTKLAELLLEKEVIFKEDLLDLFGPRPWDKVKEDDSKQLDNSNDNN
- a CDS encoding biotin--[acetyl-CoA-carboxylase] ligase, with protein sequence MNTLFIGQNLISLKSVDSTNTFLLNLSNNEKLVEGTVVYAEHQIKGRGQRDNPWFSESEKSLCISVLYYPKLDLSHQFTFNKSIALALVSSFNRVGVKSHIKWPNDIFVEDKKIAGVLIENSIRQKKLQKSVVGIGINANNNCQEIQSATSLKEVLKGEISLNELFSILCQELEKYYLLFRNDKKQIQVLYHSYLYKKDCLVNFTKNGKQFSAIVKEVDDFGRLVLIEEGMEKAYSVGELSFNLF
- the rsfS gene encoding ribosome silencing factor, which gives rise to MAENKKLITSDILANAIVEGMKNLKAKDIVCLDLREIESSVCDYFVICHGTSNTHASAIADSVIEETLKDVKEKPWQKEGLTNGDWVLLDYGNVVVHIFQKETREYYNIEKLWGDAKIQLFKESA